A section of the Spirosoma pollinicola genome encodes:
- a CDS encoding SLBB domain-containing protein: MFIKDKLSRFSYHIRPYQVIFLLFLLTGSYQAIAQRPRSRVDQLSDEDVQNFYRKAQASGLSEVQIEQAAMSQGYTLDDIAKMRKRIAQIRTLTSLPQNNLPPESFKGRSLPSDLSMRADSVAPDSMRRDTSRKLKVFGASLFENAKLSFEPNLRIATPRNYVVGPDDEISVDVSGASTGAFQLKVSPDGTVKVPDLAPIFVSGLTIEQAEQRIIARLRQGGYQGLGKPGSGTSANVSLTNIRSIRVILVGEVVRPGTYTITSLGTVLNALYLAGGPNPETGSFRKIQIIRGNRVVRTLDLYDFILRADQRNNIRLQDQDVIRVADYETHVELTGQVRRPAIFEVLPGETLKTLLSFAGGFADDAYRASITLRRNTARERRIVTITEEQIAGFVPQRGDKYNVGKILERYENRIQIAGAVMRPGDYSLEPGLETVKQLISRAEGLRKDAFTNRATIVRERADMDRENLSFDLGKLLRGEITDIPLQSQDSLTVLSIRDLREDFYVTIEGAVNRPDTVKFAANMSVADLIAQAGGFEEGAKPNLIEVARRIRQDSVGIRTTMLEIHRFAVDRNLQISPMEIGSGTSPEFRLQPFDIVYVRTSVNYEPQRQVMVYGEIMQPGNYAIANRQERIGDVIKRAGGLKPEAYLAGAQFRRNGQLIGNDLRNLIADPGVEENLLLQSGDTLYIPRRSEIITIQGAVLNPASISYKSSYSFDDYISEAGGFTDNARKSKAYVNYPNGRKDRTRSFLFFSSRPHVEPGSIITVPFKPIDSNRLSAAERIGILSLLTTVSIALINIILR; encoded by the coding sequence ATGTTTATTAAGGACAAATTGTCACGTTTTAGTTATCACATTCGCCCTTACCAAGTTATTTTCCTGTTGTTTTTGCTGACAGGCTCATATCAGGCTATTGCTCAACGACCTCGTTCTCGGGTTGACCAGTTGAGTGATGAAGATGTACAAAACTTCTATCGGAAGGCTCAGGCAAGTGGGTTAAGTGAGGTTCAAATCGAGCAGGCTGCCATGTCGCAGGGATATACGCTTGATGATATCGCCAAGATGCGTAAACGTATCGCCCAGATTCGTACATTAACCTCATTGCCGCAGAATAACCTTCCGCCCGAAAGCTTTAAAGGCAGATCACTCCCATCTGACCTGTCGATGCGCGCCGATTCAGTTGCGCCCGACTCGATGCGCAGAGATACAAGCCGTAAGCTTAAGGTTTTCGGCGCATCATTGTTCGAAAATGCCAAATTGTCATTTGAGCCAAACCTGCGTATTGCTACACCCCGTAATTATGTGGTTGGGCCGGACGACGAAATAAGTGTTGATGTCTCTGGTGCGTCGACAGGTGCCTTTCAATTAAAAGTAAGTCCGGATGGAACTGTAAAAGTGCCTGACTTAGCACCGATCTTCGTTAGCGGCCTAACCATTGAGCAAGCGGAGCAACGGATTATTGCCCGATTACGGCAGGGGGGCTATCAGGGGTTAGGCAAGCCGGGAAGCGGAACCAGTGCTAACGTAAGCTTGACTAATATTCGCAGTATCCGGGTCATTCTGGTTGGCGAAGTTGTCAGACCGGGAACCTACACAATTACATCATTGGGAACCGTGTTGAACGCGCTCTATCTGGCAGGCGGTCCTAATCCTGAAACAGGTTCATTTCGGAAAATTCAGATTATCCGGGGGAATCGCGTAGTTCGAACACTCGACTTATACGATTTTATTTTACGCGCCGACCAACGTAATAATATCCGTTTACAGGATCAGGACGTTATTCGTGTTGCCGATTATGAGACGCACGTTGAACTAACCGGACAAGTGCGCCGACCAGCTATTTTTGAAGTATTGCCCGGCGAGACATTAAAGACTTTGCTGAGCTTTGCCGGTGGCTTTGCTGATGATGCGTATCGGGCGTCTATTACGCTTCGGCGAAATACGGCCCGCGAACGCCGGATCGTTACAATTACCGAAGAGCAAATTGCTGGTTTCGTGCCACAGCGAGGGGATAAATACAATGTTGGAAAGATTCTGGAGCGTTATGAAAACCGAATCCAGATTGCAGGTGCCGTTATGCGCCCCGGTGATTACTCCCTTGAACCAGGATTGGAAACTGTTAAGCAATTAATTAGTCGTGCCGAAGGACTCCGAAAAGATGCCTTCACCAATCGGGCAACAATTGTTCGGGAGCGCGCCGATATGGATAGGGAAAATCTATCCTTTGACCTAGGTAAACTTCTTCGGGGTGAAATAACCGATATTCCCCTGCAAAGCCAGGACAGCCTGACCGTATTATCTATTCGGGATCTCCGCGAAGACTTTTACGTTACTATTGAAGGGGCTGTTAATCGACCCGATACCGTCAAATTTGCTGCCAACATGAGCGTTGCCGATCTCATTGCTCAAGCTGGGGGCTTCGAAGAAGGGGCTAAGCCAAACCTCATCGAGGTAGCCCGACGAATTCGACAGGATTCTGTAGGAATTCGTACAACAATGCTTGAAATTCATCGATTTGCTGTTGATCGGAACTTGCAAATCTCACCAATGGAAATTGGCTCGGGTACTTCGCCGGAATTTCGGCTTCAGCCGTTTGATATTGTATATGTCAGGACATCCGTCAATTATGAGCCACAGCGTCAGGTTATGGTATATGGCGAAATTATGCAACCCGGCAATTATGCCATTGCAAACCGACAGGAGCGTATTGGCGATGTAATAAAGCGAGCAGGTGGCCTTAAACCTGAAGCCTATTTGGCAGGTGCCCAATTCCGGCGAAATGGACAATTGATCGGCAATGACCTTCGCAACCTTATTGCTGATCCAGGAGTCGAAGAAAACTTATTGCTTCAGAGTGGCGATACGTTATATATTCCCCGGCGCTCCGAAATCATTACGATACAGGGAGCTGTTTTGAACCCGGCATCAATAAGTTACAAATCGAGCTATTCCTTTGATGACTATATTAGTGAAGCGGGTGGTTTTACGGATAATGCCCGGAAAAGCAAAGCGTATGTTAACTATCCAAACGGGCGCAAGGATCGGACACGTAGCTTCCTATTCTTTTCCTCAAGACCCCATGTCGAGCCAGGGTCAATAATTACTGTGCCCTTTAAGCCGATTGATTCGAATCGGTTGAGTGCTGCCGAACGGATTGGCATTTTATCCTTGCTGACAACTGTGTCTATCGCGCTTATCAATATTATTCTTCGTTAA
- a CDS encoding GNVR domain-containing protein, producing the protein MSVTEAAGRKEIENDEIEIRLSDIVQFLKESRRRILIAAIAGLVVGALYAFAKPNMYTAQVTVMPEIQSKAAGLGGLGSLAGLAGIDISGAAGGGVDAIRPDIYPDVLKSIPFVLHLLNQPVYSEKLKATMTFKEYRERIGKEGFMSWITGGSSDSKKDPENGKLDPKNFSQAIQLTKEQEELVKVIQANVTATYDKKTGILTLTATEQDPVVAATVVRLSLEYLTNYITTYRTEKAHKQVDFLTQRVSEAKGRYQSAEYAVSAYRDRNRNLFLQTAKIDEQRLQADYLLEQSVFNELSKQLEQAKIKVQEETPVFKILEPATVPLRKSGPKRTFIMIGFAVAGAFISLLILVFRRFLRSYSTHAA; encoded by the coding sequence ATGTCAGTTACGGAAGCAGCAGGTAGGAAAGAGATAGAGAATGACGAAATTGAAATTCGGCTGAGCGACATTGTTCAGTTTTTAAAGGAAAGCCGTCGCCGAATACTAATAGCTGCTATAGCTGGGCTTGTTGTCGGGGCTTTATATGCCTTTGCAAAGCCAAATATGTATACTGCACAAGTAACAGTTATGCCCGAAATCCAATCTAAAGCTGCTGGCTTGGGTGGCCTGGGCTCACTGGCCGGACTGGCAGGTATTGATATTAGTGGTGCCGCTGGTGGAGGTGTAGATGCTATTCGTCCGGATATATATCCAGATGTTCTGAAAAGCATACCATTTGTACTCCATCTTTTAAATCAGCCCGTGTATTCCGAAAAGTTGAAGGCAACTATGACATTTAAGGAATACAGGGAACGCATAGGCAAAGAAGGGTTTATGAGCTGGATAACAGGTGGATCGTCGGATAGTAAAAAGGATCCTGAAAATGGGAAACTTGATCCAAAGAACTTTAGTCAGGCCATTCAGCTGACAAAAGAGCAGGAAGAGTTAGTTAAAGTAATCCAGGCGAATGTTACCGCCACTTATGATAAAAAAACGGGTATCCTCACACTTACGGCTACTGAACAAGATCCAGTTGTAGCGGCTACAGTGGTCCGACTGTCGCTCGAATATTTAACCAACTATATCACAACTTATAGGACGGAGAAAGCTCACAAACAGGTTGATTTTTTGACGCAACGAGTAAGCGAAGCAAAGGGTCGATACCAGTCAGCCGAATATGCCGTATCTGCGTATCGTGATCGTAACAGAAATTTATTTTTGCAAACGGCCAAAATAGATGAACAACGGTTACAGGCTGATTATTTGCTTGAACAATCTGTTTTTAATGAGTTATCCAAGCAATTAGAGCAGGCCAAAATTAAAGTACAGGAAGAAACGCCGGTCTTTAAAATATTAGAACCAGCAACTGTTCCTTTGAGAAAAAGTGGTCCTAAACGAACCTTTATTATGATAGGATTTGCTGTTGCAGGTGCATTTATCTCACTGCTAATCCTTGTTTTTCGACGCTTTTTACGTAGTTACTCTACACATGCTGCATGA
- a CDS encoding GDP-mannose 4,6-dehydratase gives MKIALICGVSGQDGAYLAKLLLDKGYQVYGGSRDAQMASFNNLSRLGIRQDVKLVSISINDFRSVLQTILKVKPDEIYNLAGQSSVGLSFEQPVETLESISIGTLNLLEAIRFSNLPIKFYNAGSSECFGDTGKLAADELTPFRPRSPYGVAKAAAFWQVANYREAYQIQASTGILFNHESPLRPERFVTQKIVMAASRIAAGSKETLILGNIDIARDWGWAPDYVEAMWLMLQKEKADDYVIATGETNKLRDFIRVVFETLDLNWQEHVRTDPAFFRPTDIAEGHANPTKANHQLGWNARYTMDDIGRLMVEARRVK, from the coding sequence ATGAAAATAGCCTTGATTTGTGGAGTTTCTGGTCAGGATGGAGCCTATCTGGCCAAGTTATTACTCGATAAAGGATACCAAGTGTATGGTGGGTCGCGCGATGCCCAGATGGCTTCGTTTAACAACTTAAGTAGACTTGGTATCCGGCAGGATGTAAAGCTGGTATCAATTAGCATCAACGATTTTCGGAGCGTACTACAGACGATTCTGAAAGTCAAGCCAGACGAAATTTATAATTTGGCTGGACAAAGTTCGGTTGGTTTGTCATTTGAGCAACCCGTTGAAACGCTTGAAAGTATAAGTATTGGTACACTGAACCTGTTGGAAGCCATTCGTTTTAGCAACCTGCCAATTAAATTTTATAATGCAGGTTCCAGCGAATGTTTTGGTGATACAGGCAAACTGGCCGCCGACGAATTAACGCCTTTCAGACCTCGTAGTCCGTATGGAGTCGCTAAAGCAGCTGCCTTCTGGCAGGTAGCCAATTACCGAGAGGCTTACCAAATCCAGGCAAGTACTGGTATTTTATTTAACCACGAGTCGCCCTTACGGCCCGAACGGTTCGTTACGCAGAAAATCGTTATGGCTGCCAGCCGAATTGCGGCTGGCAGCAAAGAAACTTTGATATTGGGAAATATCGACATCGCGCGTGATTGGGGATGGGCACCCGATTATGTAGAAGCAATGTGGCTGATGCTGCAGAAAGAAAAGGCAGATGACTATGTGATTGCTACGGGTGAGACGAACAAACTGAGAGACTTTATTCGTGTTGTGTTTGAAACCCTTGATCTGAACTGGCAGGAGCACGTTCGCACAGACCCGGCTTTCTTTCGGCCAACCGATATTGCCGAAGGTCATGCAAACCCTACGAAAGCTAATCATCAACTAGGATGGAACGCCCGGTACACCATGGATGATATCGGGCGATTAATGGTTGAAGCTCGAAGAGTTAAATAG
- a CDS encoding flippase → MRKILANIGWIFFDKIFRMAIGMLVSLWIARYLGPAEFGVLNYATLFPTILAAFAGFGLTNTLMVEFVSNNGNPLEQRRLLQTGLFIKLLAGCLMYGLSCCLNYILNRDNPQLFFLINVTGLILILQSSDIIDTYFQSQTKAKLSVVVKLISFGLASIIRVYALLTKQGILFLALINIAEMVIVYGLIVGIYQNRIAKIASNFRQAISYELIGQLLRISWPIMITEFFVFVYMKVDQFMIESLSTDKELGLYGAALRLSETWYFIAIAINTSFYPKIAESWSVNKEKFYKQYQELINVLTYISIALAIFVSLFSHQLIDLLYGADYEHAAIILSVHIWAGVFVFTGVGTNNLMIIKNLQKFVLIKTIAGAFINVYLNYLLIPEFGALGASIATLIAYGLQAYVLNLFFKPARTVFNLQSKSFINFLTLQRPMTVKIS, encoded by the coding sequence ATGCGGAAAATCTTAGCAAATATTGGCTGGATATTTTTTGACAAAATCTTCCGCATGGCGATTGGGATGTTAGTTAGTTTATGGATCGCTCGTTATCTGGGGCCAGCAGAATTTGGGGTATTAAATTATGCAACCCTTTTTCCAACGATACTAGCTGCTTTTGCTGGCTTTGGCCTGACAAATACATTGATGGTCGAGTTTGTGTCAAACAATGGTAATCCTTTGGAGCAACGAAGATTACTTCAAACGGGATTGTTTATAAAGCTTTTGGCTGGCTGTTTAATGTATGGCCTAAGTTGTTGTCTTAACTACATTCTCAATCGGGATAATCCACAACTATTTTTTTTAATTAATGTAACTGGACTAATTCTCATCCTGCAAAGTTCGGATATAATTGATACCTATTTCCAATCTCAAACAAAAGCAAAATTATCTGTTGTTGTAAAATTGATCTCCTTTGGGCTAGCCTCTATTATTCGTGTTTATGCCTTGCTAACCAAGCAAGGTATACTGTTTTTGGCACTCATTAACATAGCCGAAATGGTTATTGTATATGGATTAATTGTTGGCATTTACCAAAACCGGATAGCTAAAATTGCTTCCAATTTTCGACAGGCAATTAGCTATGAACTGATAGGGCAGTTGCTACGCATATCTTGGCCTATTATGATTACAGAATTTTTTGTATTTGTTTATATGAAGGTGGATCAATTTATGATTGAATCTTTATCTACAGACAAAGAATTGGGCCTGTATGGTGCCGCGTTGCGATTATCTGAGACATGGTATTTTATTGCAATCGCTATCAACACATCTTTTTATCCAAAAATTGCTGAATCCTGGTCAGTCAATAAAGAAAAATTCTACAAACAATATCAGGAATTGATCAATGTACTAACATACATAAGTATTGCTCTGGCCATATTTGTAAGTCTTTTTTCACATCAGCTAATCGATTTACTTTATGGAGCGGATTATGAACATGCTGCTATTATTTTAAGTGTGCATATTTGGGCCGGTGTATTTGTTTTTACCGGTGTAGGAACAAATAATTTGATGATTATTAAGAATCTACAAAAATTTGTTTTAATCAAAACAATCGCTGGAGCTTTTATAAATGTTTACTTGAATTATCTGCTAATTCCAGAGTTTGGCGCACTGGGTGCTTCTATAGCTACACTTATCGCTTATGGGTTACAGGCGTATGTGCTGAATTTGTTTTTTAAGCCAGCCAGAACTGTATTTAATTTGCAATCAAAATCATTCATCAACTTCCTTACATTACAACGGCCTATGACAGTCAAAATTAGTTGA
- a CDS encoding FkbM family methyltransferase yields the protein MKTLNCLFKQFSISYAIRFGLLEYVRRFFNKNAYLAYSQTGEDIIIKNILESITNGFYVEVGSNEPIQHSNTFGLYQQGWKGITVDANLKMVNMHKTIRPNDIAICAAVSDEEKEVTFYEFDMDEISTIDTDFYDRHKDTQRVNRQTTLKTRTLNSIIEENLPPSTSIDLLSIDVEGHDYNVLNSIDLKKFRPKLIVIEMHSFDLVNPLLNPIYSKMAQSNYRLVGYATWNGYFMANEFGVNA from the coding sequence ATGAAGACACTAAACTGCTTGTTCAAACAATTTTCAATTAGTTATGCCATTCGTTTTGGCTTACTGGAATATGTTCGTAGGTTTTTTAATAAAAACGCATACCTGGCTTATTCTCAAACTGGCGAAGATATTATTATAAAAAATATTCTTGAGTCAATCACAAATGGGTTTTACGTTGAAGTTGGTAGTAACGAGCCAATTCAGCATTCTAATACCTTCGGTTTATACCAACAGGGCTGGAAAGGGATAACTGTTGATGCTAACCTTAAAATGGTTAACATGCACAAAACGATTCGCCCAAATGATATTGCTATTTGTGCCGCTGTTTCGGATGAGGAAAAAGAAGTAACTTTTTATGAATTCGATATGGATGAAATCAGTACGATCGACACTGACTTCTACGATCGACATAAAGATACACAGCGTGTTAATCGTCAAACTACGCTAAAAACGAGAACTCTAAATTCAATAATTGAAGAGAACTTACCCCCTTCCACATCAATCGACCTATTGTCGATTGATGTGGAAGGGCATGATTATAATGTGTTGAATTCGATTGATTTAAAGAAATTCAGGCCAAAACTCATTGTTATTGAAATGCATTCTTTTGATCTGGTGAACCCTTTACTCAATCCGATATACAGTAAAATGGCACAAAGTAACTATCGCCTGGTGGGGTATGCCACCTGGAATGGGTATTTTATGGCTAATGAATTTGGTGTAAATGCATAA
- a CDS encoding nucleotide-diphospho-sugar transferase, translating into MHNETNLNSDRGFNTPVLLILFNRPKHARQVLEHIRVVKPAQLFVAIDGPRTGVDKDIEGVQQCLDLLDEIDWPCKVVKLIREHNLGCKVAVSQAIDWFFNQVEQGIILEDDCLPDSTFFDFCHTLLKKYASEDKVMHIGGCNLYKGLTWGTDSYFFTSIPHIWGWATWRRAWKQYDVSMKEYAAFEQSGKLNSITSNVGSRRFWKRSFDDVYAGRVDTWDYQWVFTIWRCEGVCITPNQNLVSNIGFDQTATHTTTDSEMANIPTIPMDVKSMRFPDKPELNHEATEFAMGRFFQFPTWWARKFTRLQQLVGVKSL; encoded by the coding sequence ATGCATAATGAGACTAATCTAAACAGCGATCGGGGATTCAATACACCTGTTTTGCTTATATTATTCAACCGGCCAAAGCATGCTCGGCAAGTGTTGGAGCATATTAGGGTAGTTAAGCCTGCACAGCTTTTTGTCGCTATTGATGGACCACGTACAGGGGTTGATAAAGACATAGAGGGCGTTCAGCAGTGCCTGGATTTATTGGATGAAATAGATTGGCCCTGCAAAGTAGTCAAACTCATACGGGAGCATAATTTGGGTTGTAAAGTTGCTGTAAGCCAAGCTATAGATTGGTTCTTTAACCAGGTAGAGCAGGGTATTATTCTGGAAGATGACTGCCTTCCAGATAGTACTTTTTTTGATTTCTGCCATACGCTTCTAAAGAAGTATGCCAGTGAAGATAAGGTTATGCATATTGGCGGCTGCAATCTGTATAAAGGATTGACATGGGGAACAGACTCCTATTTTTTTACTAGCATTCCTCATATCTGGGGATGGGCAACTTGGCGAAGAGCCTGGAAGCAGTACGATGTGAGTATGAAGGAGTATGCTGCTTTTGAGCAGTCAGGTAAACTAAACAGCATTACGTCAAATGTGGGATCTCGCAGATTCTGGAAACGATCATTCGATGATGTATATGCGGGACGTGTTGATACTTGGGATTACCAATGGGTATTTACAATCTGGCGTTGTGAAGGAGTCTGTATAACACCGAATCAAAACCTGGTTTCTAACATTGGTTTTGATCAGACGGCAACTCATACTACGACAGATTCCGAAATGGCCAATATTCCCACAATTCCGATGGATGTCAAATCGATGAGATTTCCAGATAAGCCTGAACTGAATCACGAAGCTACAGAATTTGCAATGGGTCGCTTTTTTCAGTTTCCTACATGGTGGGCAAGAAAGTTTACCAGACTGCAGCAGTTAGTAGGAGTCAAAAGCCTGTAA
- a CDS encoding glycosyltransferase family 4 protein produces MKIFFDHQAFSLQNYGGISRYFCELINGINSSDINNAHLSLLWSNNAHVKEYGLSGLTYPLPGKHRLLSTSNKLFNIVDARLNNYDIYHATYFDDFLGNLNTKKPLVTTFYDMTYERLAHKFSDLSQDKSISENKRKIAKSSAHLIAISESTKNDMVELLGVAPEKISVIYLGSSFVNEANTSEKESFKSDKPYLLYVGNRNGYKNFETFIRASSGILIKYDVKLICAGGGVFSLEEQDLFKSLFVSDLVEYSPVNDKILPKLYKSAISFVFPSLYEGFGIPVLEAFSCDCPCVVSNTSSLPEVAGEAAFYIDPLSEDSIAHGIERVITEPSLRAELVKKGKDRLKQFSWDNTVRQTVELYQKLV; encoded by the coding sequence GTGAAAATCTTCTTTGACCATCAAGCATTCAGTCTTCAAAATTATGGTGGTATATCGCGCTATTTCTGTGAACTGATTAATGGAATAAATAGCTCAGACATAAATAATGCACACCTGTCATTACTATGGTCTAATAATGCACACGTGAAAGAATATGGCTTGTCAGGACTTACCTACCCTCTTCCTGGAAAACACAGATTACTTAGCACTTCTAATAAACTATTCAACATTGTTGATGCAAGATTAAACAATTACGATATTTATCACGCAACATACTTTGATGATTTTCTGGGTAATTTAAATACCAAGAAACCTCTCGTGACAACGTTTTATGATATGACTTATGAGCGCTTAGCTCATAAATTTTCTGACCTGTCACAGGATAAATCAATAAGTGAAAATAAAAGAAAGATAGCAAAAAGCTCTGCACATTTAATAGCTATATCAGAAAGTACAAAAAACGATATGGTAGAATTGCTGGGTGTAGCACCTGAAAAGATTAGCGTAATCTATTTGGGAAGTTCATTTGTTAATGAGGCAAATACTTCCGAAAAAGAAAGTTTCAAATCTGATAAACCCTATTTATTATACGTAGGTAATCGTAATGGATATAAGAATTTTGAAACATTTATAAGAGCATCTTCAGGTATACTGATTAAATACGATGTAAAATTAATTTGCGCAGGCGGTGGAGTTTTTAGTTTGGAAGAACAGGATTTATTTAAATCCTTGTTTGTGTCTGACTTGGTGGAATATTCTCCAGTAAATGATAAAATATTGCCAAAATTGTACAAAAGTGCTATATCCTTTGTATTCCCATCTTTATATGAGGGATTTGGCATACCTGTCTTGGAGGCATTTTCATGCGATTGTCCGTGTGTTGTAAGTAACACAAGCTCATTGCCGGAGGTAGCCGGAGAGGCTGCATTTTATATAGATCCACTCAGTGAAGACTCAATAGCTCATGGTATAGAGAGGGTAATAACTGAACCTAGTTTACGGGCAGAGTTGGTGAAAAAAGGCAAAGATCGATTAAAGCAATTTTCCTGGGACAACACAGTCCGGCAAACTGTTGAGCTGTATCAGAAACTGGTTTAG
- a CDS encoding glycosyltransferase family 2 protein, whose protein sequence is MSIVYNQLQRHDMQSGIGPRISVIVAVYNAEKYLEQCISSILSQSYGNFELIIIDGLSKDKSTSIIESYGTKVNYWVSEPDQGIYDAWNKGIAVATGSWFTFVGADDVLYEYAFESYINHILLHQNSHRLDFLSSYIELVTEELAPIRTIGSMWKWQEFKINMTTGHVGCFHARSLFETYGYFDSTYKISGDYELLLRAKENLKADFVPVATVRMRTGGVSASQLKKAIDETYRAKAKNNILPLWKARTLAVVDKVRIKFNI, encoded by the coding sequence ATGTCTATCGTTTATAATCAGCTTCAGCGCCACGACATGCAAAGTGGAATAGGGCCACGAATTAGTGTAATTGTTGCTGTATATAATGCCGAAAAATACCTTGAACAGTGTATTTCGAGCATATTGTCACAAAGTTACGGGAATTTTGAGTTAATCATTATAGATGGCTTATCCAAAGACAAGTCTACGTCGATTATTGAATCTTATGGAACCAAAGTAAATTACTGGGTAAGCGAACCTGATCAGGGCATTTACGATGCCTGGAATAAAGGTATAGCTGTAGCAACCGGCAGCTGGTTCACTTTTGTAGGGGCAGATGATGTTCTATATGAATACGCGTTCGAATCCTATATAAATCATATCCTGTTGCATCAGAATAGCCATCGACTTGATTTTCTTTCCTCATATATTGAACTGGTTACTGAAGAACTGGCGCCTATACGTACTATAGGCAGCATGTGGAAATGGCAAGAGTTCAAAATCAATATGACGACAGGCCATGTAGGATGTTTTCATGCCAGAAGCCTGTTTGAGACATATGGTTACTTTGACAGCACGTACAAAATATCTGGAGATTACGAGCTGCTCCTACGTGCAAAGGAGAATTTGAAAGCTGATTTTGTGCCTGTAGCAACCGTTCGTATGCGAACTGGTGGAGTCAGTGCCAGTCAATTGAAAAAAGCTATAGATGAAACGTATAGAGCAAAAGCTAAAAATAATATTCTTCCGCTGTGGAAGGCTCGTACATTAGCGGTTGTTGATAAGGTTCGTATTAAATTCAATATTTAG
- a CDS encoding glycosyltransferase family 2 protein: MQLAKETSKPLISIIVPVFNAVICLEAALESIVNQNYSNYELIIIDGGSTDGSLTVIEKFKDKIKLCISEVDSGIYDAMNKGIDRAEGEWLYFLGSDDELSPDILEKIVPFLNDKYKIVFGDVVFDNGYRMQSFLGYRTLLQNTLHHQGAFYSRENFTSFRYDNSLKILADYELNLINYVKKLPVLHIPAIIARCNSGGTSSQLSQSLFETNMVRKRHVDGKLKNLLLTLSLNLYYTQKMIRRVLYGHKV, from the coding sequence ATGCAATTGGCAAAAGAAACAAGTAAACCGCTTATATCCATCATTGTACCGGTATTTAATGCTGTTATTTGTCTCGAAGCAGCTCTTGAAAGTATCGTAAATCAAAACTACAGTAATTATGAACTCATTATTATAGATGGTGGCAGTACCGATGGATCATTGACTGTAATTGAAAAATTTAAGGATAAAATTAAACTATGCATCAGCGAGGTAGATAGCGGTATTTATGATGCTATGAATAAAGGAATTGATAGAGCTGAAGGGGAGTGGTTGTATTTTCTAGGTTCTGACGATGAATTAAGTCCTGACATTTTGGAAAAGATAGTCCCATTTCTAAACGATAAATACAAGATAGTTTTTGGCGACGTAGTTTTTGACAATGGTTATCGAATGCAATCTTTTTTAGGTTATAGAACTCTACTGCAGAATACACTACATCATCAAGGAGCATTTTACAGCAGAGAAAATTTCACCTCTTTTAGATACGACAACTCCTTGAAGATATTGGCCGATTATGAATTAAACCTTATTAATTATGTAAAAAAACTTCCTGTATTACACATCCCTGCTATAATTGCTCGTTGTAATTCTGGAGGTACCAGCAGTCAATTATCCCAGTCACTTTTCGAGACGAACATGGTTAGGAAACGCCATGTTGATGGCAAGCTAAAAAATTTATTACTAACCTTATCATTAAACTTATACTATACACAAAAAATGATAAGACGAGTTTTGTATGGCCACAAAGTATAA